The stretch of DNA TTTTAAATCTTGTGGTTATAAACTAAAGTTTGTATAATATACCAAAAACATCCCTTTTTTTTTGCTTTGATGGGATAGCAACTCCTTCTATAGTTCTTAAGGCTAGATGTCTTCTATGGTTGTATAGTTGGCACAATTTAGCTCCTAATGATTGTCCTGTTAACTTTTTTGATTTTGTCAGCTCTCTTGCTTAACTCTTTTTTGTTCATAGCTGTCTGTCCTTtatgtactctcttttgtacttctTGCATCTTGTGGATGCCATCTATAAAATTCCCCTTCATCGAAAATATACCAAAAATTCATTTGAATCTTATGGTTCTAAACATGCCATGTCATTCATATAATGGAGTATCACTAAAAGTAAAATGAGAATGTTGGAATTAAAAACTTACTAAATATATAAAGATGACATTTGTTTTGaaacaaactaaaaaggaaagtaagaCACGTAGATTGAAATGCAGGGAGTATTTTAATTGCAAGTTTATTATAGTACTGAATTCATATATGTTTGGTATTCCTTTAGTTCTTTGTAAATTGCACGCTTCACTTCAAAGAAGTTACTTCACGCTTTTAACTTCTAGCCTGATGGACCTTGTCATTTTTTGTGCTTTTTGCTTAAAAACACTGTACTAAATCTCACCGTTAACCCTAATCCTGGCAAATACTGCACCTAGGTAAGTAGCTTATATGGATCTTTTGCTTTACATGTGAGGTACCTAGATTTAAAAATTCAAAAGCTAATAGAAGTTTGATTACTGCTCAGCTATAGCAGGTAAGTGCTTTAGAATATATTGTATTTTGAGGGGAAAGTTATGATCCTACAACTTGTTTGCTAGCCAATGATCACAAGATaaaatatgatttcattgttTAATTCCATTTCTATGATTAGCTAAATGATTAGTACCCTTGTTTCAATAGTCGCGATTTCAGGATCCAATCTATTTTGCGGAAACAGCAAGTTTTCAATCCATTAAAGGATGGAATTAGGAATAGACTATGAGATGACCTTTCTATCTCTGTCTTTTCATGAACTCTTTGCTCCGAATCCCTACCAAATAACCATTGACAAATCCCCCTTCAATTCCCTATATCTAATCCCCTCTCCACATTGTACGCAGCCTATTCCTCTTCTAAAAGGGTTTGCAATTTTTGCATTCAGCCATTTATACTATTTTCATTCATTCGAATTCCATTAAGTTGGCGTACCAAACAAGATTAAAAATGGTTTGGTGCATCAAAATTTATTTAAGTTTATAGTAGTCCCTAGAATGAGACCAATTGGGCGTGGAGTTTAGGATACTAAAGAATCATGATCTTAAGCTCACAATCCATCTGCTACTTATGAAAAAAGGGGATAACTTCACAATCCATATACAATATCGGAGTGGTAAAGGAGTTGTGCGCAAGCTTGGCTCGGACACCACGATTATCAAAAAAAATATTGGAGTGTAAAGGTTATTCAATGTGTATTACTAGAAGAGGTAGTAAGGAAATTTCTTACGGGGTTAGTGGTCGCTTAGACATACATATTATTTGCAAATACTGAAATTTTATTTGCAAATCAATGTTTGTTTTACAATTTTGTTCATTATTTCAGCTCCAACTTGAAATAGAGAAGTTGAAGTTGAAAAACTCGTTTGAGAAGTATTTCAAGTGAAACAATGGTTTTAACCTACGAAACTTCTACATTTTCCCACGTGAAACTCATGTCCGAACACAACAACTTCCAAATACTcttttttcaacttcaacttcaactTCAAATGGTCATTTTTTTCAACTTCAACAAAATAGTGTCCAAACACCTTATATAAAAAAAATCGTCCAAACAGGTTATCAATTAATCGCAGCATCTATTTTGCGGACGACTTGGCCTCTAGGCCCGGTGAGATATTTCTCATGTGTGAATTGGTGTTTTTAGACTCTTTCTCAAAAGGCTTTTATAAAAAAAGCTACACGACTTTAGAATTCAAAATCTGGTAGGAGCAATGCCTAGAGTAGAAGTAAATTGTCAGAAGACATGCATTCTGAGTGGGCCCAAGTTCAGTGATTCACCGCTCCATTGTCTTTCTTTGTTCTGTAATTTGGATAGATATTTAAACTGGAGGTTATGGAGTTTGTTACTTTAGGGTAAAGAAAGAGGAAGACTGTTGCTTCTGTTCATGGAGAAATCATGAGGCAAGCAGATGCGTGTGCAAACTTCTTACTGTTCACCTCATTCTTCCTTCTGGACTGAAGTTCTGAGATGTCGTAGGGTGATATAGAATTTCCTAATCCCAATTTTTAACACTTAGCATATCCTGTCATTGTCTCTCTGTTTAGTCTATGTGTTTGTTGTTATTGATATGTAATGAACCTTTACAATCTTAATGATCTCTTGCTTTGCTGCATCCTGCTCGTTTTCTTCATTTTCGTTTCCGATACTGTTTAGTTCCTCTCTTTGTTTTTGTATGCTTGAATATACTATTCTTGATGTTGGGATATCTTCTGTCAATGCAGAAATGCTTATAATATGGTATTACACAAATTTGGTGAGAAGCTATATTCTGGACTTGTATCTACTATTACCTTCCACCTACAAGAGATCTCTAAATGCATAGAATCAGCCCAAGGTGATTTATTCTTGGAAGAGCTGAATAGGCAATGGGCAGATCATAATAAGGCATTGCAAATGATACGGGATATTCTGATGTACATGGACAGGACCTTCGTTCCAAGTACCCATAAGATCCCTGTTCATGAGCTTGGGCTGAATCTTTGGCGGGATAACATAATACATGCGAATAAGATTCAGATGAGACTTCTGAGTACGCTTCTTGGACTGATACTCAAAGAACGGGATGGGGAAGTAATTAACCGGGGACTGATGAGAAATATAATTAAGATGCTAATGGATTTAGGACCATCCGTGTACCAGGAAGACTTTGAAAAACCTTTTCTTGAAGTATCAGCTGATTTTTACAGGGCCGAGTCTCAGAGGTTCATTGAATGTTGCGACTGTGGAGACTACCTCAAGAAAGCTGAGAAACGTTTAAACGAAGAAATAGAGAGGGTGTCACACTACTTGGATCCAAAGACTGAAGCTAAGCTCACTAATGTTGTGGAGAAAGAGATGATTGAAAACCATATGCCTAGGCTTGTCCATATGGAAAATTCAGGTATGGTGAATATGCTTCTTgatgataaatatgaagatttgagAAGAATGTACAACTTATTCCGTAGAGTTCCTAATGGTCTTGCAACAATAAGAGATGTAATGACTTCTCACATCAGAGAGATTGGTAAACAGCTTGTTACCGATCCTGAGAAGCTGAAAGATCCTGTTGAATTTGTCCAGTGTCTCTTGAATGAGAAGGATAAATATGATAATGTAATAATCTTGGCATTCAACAACGACAAGACTTTCCAAAATGCCTTAAACTCATCTTTtgaattcttcattaacctcaatccCCGTTCTCCCGAGTTTATATCATTGTTTGTGGATGAAAAATTGCGAAAAGGCCTTAAAGGAGTCAGTGAGGAAGATGTTGAAGTTATTCTCGACAAGGTGATGATGCTCTTCCGTTACTTGCAAGAAAAAGATGTGTTTGAGAAGTATTATAAACAGCACTTGGCAAAGCGACTGCTTTCAGGAAAAACAGTTTCCGATGATGCTGAGAGAAGTCTGATTGTTAAGCTGAAGACAGAATGTGGTTATCAGTTCACTTCCAAATTAGAGGGCATGTTTACCGACATGAAAACTTCTCAGGACACAATGCAAGGATTCCATGTAGCATATGGTGCTGAATTGGGTGATGGCCCCTCATTGGTTGTCCAGGTTCTCACGACGGGATCTTGGCCTACTCAACCTAGTATCACATGCAATTTGCCAGCTGAATTGTCAGCCCTGTGTGAGAAATTTCGGTCGTATTACCTTGGGACCCACACTGGTCGAAGATTATCCTGGCAAACAAACATGGGCACAGCTGATCTGAAAGCGACATTTGGGAAGGGCCAGAAGCATGAGCTCAATGTCTCTACTTACCAAATGTGTGTCCTCATGCTTTTCAATAATGCTGATCGGCTAATGTACAAGGAGATTGAACAGGCCACTGAGATCCCTTCGTCTGATTTGAAAAGGTGCTTGCAGTCCCTAGCATGTGTTAAGGGAAAGAACGTCCTCCGGAAAGAACCCATGAGTAAGGATATCGGGGAGGACGACGCCTTTCTTGTCAATGACAAATTTACGAGCAAATTTTACAAGGTCAAGATAGGAACTGTAGTTGCACAGAAGGAATCCGAGCCTGAAAAGCAGGAGACACGTCAAAGGGTGGAAGAGGATAGAAAGCCCCAGATTGAAGCTGCTATTGTGAGGATCATGAAATCCAGGAAGGTATTAgatcacaacaacatcatcaCTGAAGTTACAAAGCAATTGCAATCACGTTTCCTGGCAAATCCAGGAGAAATCAAGAAACGCATTGAGTCACTTATCGAGAGAGATTTCTTGGAAAGGGATAATACAGATAGACGATTGTATCGCTACCTTGCATAAGAAATGGCTCACGGGTACTTGTTTGTGAACTTGAGCAAGTCATAATTGGTGACTTTCTTAAGCTTCTTCGGTAGAATTGATATGATTTATTGGAATTTTTCTCTACCCTCTTAGTTTCTATAGCAGTAATTGAGTTTCAATGAATGCAGTTGTTTCTGCTGGCTACATCCATATGCATTTGCTATGAGAGAAAGATACAAGTATCGTAACACTCGCTAAAAAACTTCATGTTATGAGCTAACCTGCCATGGTTAGTCTCGATTGAGTTGTTAGTGCAGGCCTTTGTTAAACTTTATGTTTTCCTTTGGTATAAGCTAGCACTACTCTTTTGTTATTGGTTATCTGGTTTCGCGTAGAGAAAATATGTGAATGGTCGACAGTGGCGGACCCACGTGGTGgctagcgggttcaactgaacccccTAACACCAAAAAATAATACAGTGTAAATGTATAAATTATGATTAAAgctgtataaattttgtataaatattttatttgaacccactggacaactattttacgactaaagttatgtacttctaagattaaacccgcttgcacaaaattctgGGTCCGCCACTGATTGTCGGCCAAGACATGGTAGATGCTTTGGCAAAGACTTCAGAACCAAGTGCTGCCGATTCAACTCCATTTATTTCATCCTACCAAAATGAGATAGAAAGCGTTAATCTGCTTTCGTACAGGATAAAAAGAACATTGGTATTTGAGGAATACGAACAGCACGCATGTTTGGACCCATAGCCTTCCCCATTGATCACTGATGCTATGAAATTTTGTTTCTGCCAAAACAGTGTTCGATATTACAATAAGAAGAACATGGAAACATAGGCATATATGAAACACAAAGCGCCATATATAGAAGGGACAAAAGAAAGATGATGCTGTTTCTTCAACAAATATTTACTCACATTTCCTTTCAATCGATTCTATATAGTTACACGTTagttgataaatatttttgttgACTAAAGAGTAGAACAAAGTAATCAGACAGAAGAGAATATATAGGAATTTTCATCTCAAGATTTGGAATATCTTATGTGTGTCTGTGTTATTATATAAATGTGCGCaaacacatatacatatataaaatatCTTTTAGTATGTACACATGTTTTGAGTCGAAAGCAACGGGTTCAACCTGCTAGATGATCTGTCTCCATTTCCAGATATATGAATCTGCATTTTTTCTTCAGTTAGATacgttctttttattttttattttttttatttaaagatATATGATTTCCACTTTCTCATTACTAGCAACTACTGTAGTTAACACAGACCAATTTTCAAACAAGGTTCTTTTTTTACACCTTTACTTATCTTTTATGAATTTAATATAATTTTCCTGTTATCGACGCAATTGTCTATGACTACATGTTACTAATTTACATTAGCGTTTAAAGACACACATAACAGATTTGTTGACACACCAGATACCACTTGCAGCTGCAGGTGGTGAAAATTTTCAAACTGGTATTCAGGGAATGGTTCCCCCACTTGTTGTCATTCCTGTCAACCTAGAGCAGTCTACTCTTACTTCATGAACATATAAGCGTTGTATGTGAATAGCCAGGATCACAAATTGACGCTGATGACATTGATTTGAGAGTTGTATGTGAGCTCTCTGCCTGTTATTACCCCGCACTTGTGTTCATAGGCAGCTATCTTGCTGTTACTACCCTGCACTGTCGATTGTAGGCAATAACAGAATATCTGGTGGATTAGTTGAAATACGTTTAAGTTAGTCTGCAAACCACCATCTTAAACAAAAAAAGATGACTTCTTTTGGTGTCGTGCCTGCTGTTTGTGCAGATTCATCTTATATCTTTATGCTGAATGAATGGATTTCCTGTCGTAGTTATTCCAAATTAGTGCAAAGAATAATTGATAGCCCACTTGCCAAAGCACTCCTCTGTCTGAAAGAATGAGAAGCAACTTTtaaactgaaaatcaaaactttGTTGTGGCAGACAAAGGCAGGGCCCTTTATGAACTACGGTACTTCAGCTTGGTTAAGAAAAACCTGGCCATTTTCACATAATTCAATTGCACTACATCCAGCTTCCTTCTTCCCAGGGAGAGAACATTCGACTTCTTTTTCTAATTTACGTTCCTCCACCTCTGTTATATCTCTGTGCTCGGGCATTATCCCAGCGATCGCGTAAGTACTGCTCAAAAGTAGTGAATCAGCTGGATGTTTGCCGAATCTCTGTTCTAGTTCTTTCTTCACTTGTTCTCCCAGCTCAACACTAGCATGGACTCTGCATGCTGCTAGTAACGCACGCCATGCAGTAGCATCCCCCTCAATGGGTAAACCTTTTATCAGTTCTCGTGCTGTCTCAAGCAATCCAGCACGGCCTAAGATATCAATCAAACATCCATAATGCTCAATTTTAGGAGTCAAGCCATATTCCAGCACCATTTTTCTAAAACAGCTGATGCCCTCCGCCACCAGTCCTCCATGGCTACAAGCATTGAATACGGCCAAGAAAGTCACTTCATTAGGCCTAAACCCTTCATCCTCCATTCTATGGAAGAGTGCAACAGCATCCTTTGCCTCGCCATGTACCCCGTAACCCATTATCATTGATGTCCAACACTTTACATCTTTGGTCTCCATATTGTCAAAAACATTAACTGCCTTAACAAGCAAGCCACTTTTAGCATACATATCTATCAATGCTGTCCCAAGAACTGGATCCATAGCTAATTGCTGATCTTCTGTGAAGTTCTGAATATAATGACCCATATTGAAAGCCCCGGAGGAAGCACTAGCAGAAAGCAAACCTGCCAAGGTTGATGAATTTGGCTTCAATCTTTGAACCTTCATTTGCCTCAATAGAGACAATGCCTCTTCTAGCAGGCCATTTTTAGCATATCCATCTATCAAACAGTTCCACAAGACAACATCTTTCGGATAAGCTTCATCAAATAGACTACGGCCCGAGCTAATGCAACCCATCTTCCCATACAGAGAAATCAAGGCAGTTAGCACCTTCACACTATAGCAAAATCCATTCTTTATGCAGAACCCATGCATGGATTCCCCTACCAAAGCAATCTTTAACTCACCAATCGCAGACAAAACACACAACATCGTCGTGGCACTAGCGGAAACACCATCCCTGTGCAATTCTATAAATAATTCCAAAACAGCAGGATAATTATGTACACAAAGATAACCACCCATCAAAGTGTTCCAACTCACCAAATCTCTATCTGAAAATTCATCAAACAGTTGGTGGGCACAACGGATTCTCCCAGAGACACAATAAAAATTCAAAAGGGTGTTCCTCAAATCAAGAGGCAAATCAAAGCCAGATCTCAGAACAACTGAATGAATAGCTTCACCAGTCCATTTCGCCAATAAACGTGTACAAGATCTAAGTCCAGAAACAAAAGCAAATTGATCAAGAATTACACTTTGTGCCCTCATGTTGTTGAAAAACAAAAGACCCTTTTGAGGGTCATCACTTATTGAATAACTACGAAGCATGGTATTATACATATAAAGATTTGGGCTTTGTATGTATTTAAACATTGAAGATGCATAGTCTGTGTATTGGATTGAACATGCAAGAAGTTTGCTAAGCGAAAAAGGAATTTGATCTTGACCAGTTTTGACCATTAAGGCATGAAATTGTTTGATTTCAGAGATTTGCTTACATGATTGTAACTGAGAAATTAGCTTTTGGTCAGAAGAAAACATAGAGTAATGTCTTGTTAAGATGATTGATGATACATGTTTGAAATTTTGTCTTAGGTATGAACAGTAGGAATTAACGGCTATGTTCATGAGACCTAGTAAAGCTAGATTTCGCGGTAAAGTAAGGATGATTATTGCTTTTACAGGAAATTCTAAAAAATGTCCCAAgtcatcaaaactatttttgaatatatatatattaattatcgGCAAAATGACCTAAATGACACCCTGTACTTGTGCCACTTTGTCATGCCAGTCCCTAAACTTAGAAGTTTGCCAATTGAACACTTACACTCATTCAAACCGTGAATAATAAACGCTTATGGCAGGAAGCTGCCAGTGCGTGTAATAGTGCGTGTAATACAAACGCCTACACGTTGGACGCCACGTCAATAAAATAAGAGGAAAGGATTAtttacaccccccccccccccaaactcaAAATTTTCCCTCATTTTATAATTACCCGCATAGTTAGGGCTTAGAAAGTATCGAACAACAGTGAGGCTCTCCCCTCTTCTCCATCATCATTGCCGGGATTTTCATCATCGCAGTTGATATCGAAATTTGTGGGGTAAGTTTCTTCACCTGCTTTTCATATTTATCTTTATTGATCTTCATTTCCCTCAATATATGGGGCTTTTGCTCTGTTTAGGGTTTTTAGGGGAAGGCTGGGTTAGGTCGTAATTGCTGTTTAATTTTCCTCAATATATGAGACTTTTGTTGTGTTTCGTTACATGTTGGAGTGAAAACCCTTTTTAATGTAGTGTCATGCATGTAATGACATATTTGGTTATTCCGTTTAGTCTTTGGTTTTTTTTGTCAAAGTAGAATTTCATCTTAGGTTTATGCATTTTTTTTTGTGAAGTTTGTTGGGTCTCCTTCTTGTTAGTGGTCCACCAGAGTATTTTTGAATATTATAGGGTATTGTGGGGACGAAAAAGGAATCTTGGAAGCTTTTTTACTTAAAAAAATTGTCTTTTTTGTTGGTTTATTTATGGAGTTGTGTAAAGGTGCAACTTTTGATAACAAATAGTCATTAATAACactgttttttttttgttactTTGCAGGTATGAGAAAAAAATGGCTTCAAGCCTAGTTAACCTACAAATCCACTACAGTGATAATTTTGTATCGGACCCTGACCTAAGGTATGCAAATGGACTACGTTGTCCTCAATTAGTTACAGTTGATGTTGATGAGCTGCATATTATGTTGTTTCACAAGTTTGCTAGGGACTTAGGATTTTTAGAAGTTGATTTGCTTGGATGCAAAGTTAACAAAATGGGTGGTTATTACTTTTAAAAAACAGATGTTGATGTGTTAAAGTTTCTTAATACATTGAAAGGTGGTGACTTTGCTGATGTTTGCATTGTCCATAAAATTAGTGATCCTATTCTTGTTGAGGACATAATTGAACTAGACCCCACTATATAAACACATGGGCATGGCAATGGGTTAAATGCTTAGGCTGATGTGTCACCTCCCAATAATGATATAAATAGGATTGAAAATGACAAAGCTAAGGGTAAATTGGCAGATATAAATGGAGAGATAGAAGAATCAGATGAAGGTGAAGGTAATAACTTCTCATCCTATCACCTTCAAACATCAGAATCTGATTTTGATGAGGACTTTGATGATTCTGAAGGGTATGACTCACTGTTTGAGATAGATGAGAACATTGAATAGTGTAGTGATTTGGAAGATGACTTAGTTGAAATTAGACAGTCTAAAATCAACATATATGGTTTACTAGATAATCAACATATATGGTTTACTAGATAATCCCTCACTTACAACCTCTTATCTTTGTGCAGTCTGGAACTACTGACAGAGTAGTACACAATCCTTCTACACTCATAAGTTCTGCCCCTACCAACATTGAACTTAGGTTCAAACCCCCTGGGCTAAAGTGGAAGGGTCGAGCAGCAGTTACACAAAGGCAGCTGCAAGAACAGAGTTACAGAAGGGCAAACTTTGCTACAACCACTCAAGCCACACCAATGACACAATCCACACCAAGAAACTAAGCCACAACAAACATTAATTGAAGTGCTCAACTGATATTTTGAAGATTTAATCATGGATATTTTTGTTGACTGCCTATCGTAGACAATATTTTGTAAAGCAACTTTCTTATTTTGGATATTTTATTAATTGCCTATAACATACCATGATATTAGTAGTTCCTGTACTTGTTGCTGTAATGGAAACTTTGTCAATATATTTCATGAAATTTTTTTTACATCAACACAAAATATGTAGCCTAAACCCAGGAAATAAGAAAGTACACTATCAATCCTAAATATATAACATAAGAGCTAACATTAGAACAACTACAACCGTAATTATAATAGCAGCAACTCTGAACTTCGACCTTCCTTGTCTTCTCTGACAATGTCATCGATCACTCTTCTTAATAAG from Nicotiana tomentosiformis chromosome 11, ASM39032v3, whole genome shotgun sequence encodes:
- the LOC104098735 gene encoding pentatricopeptide repeat-containing protein At1g26900, mitochondrial, whose amino-acid sequence is MNIAVNSYCSYLRQNFKHVSSIILTRHYSMFSSDQKLISQLQSCKQISEIKQFHALMVKTGQDQIPFSLSKLLACSIQYTDYASSMFKYIQSPNLYMYNTMLRSYSISDDPQKGLLFFNNMRAQSVILDQFAFVSGLRSCTRLLAKWTGEAIHSVVLRSGFDLPLDLRNTLLNFYCVSGRIRCAHQLFDEFSDRDLVSWNTLMGGYLCVHNYPAVLELFIELHRDGVSASATTMLCVLSAIGELKIALVGESMHGFCIKNGFCYSVKVLTALISLYGKMGCISSGRSLFDEAYPKDVVLWNCLIDGYAKNGLLEEALSLLRQMKVQRLKPNSSTLAGLLSASASSGAFNMGHYIQNFTEDQQLAMDPVLGTALIDMYAKSGLLVKAVNVFDNMETKDVKCWTSMIMGYGVHGEAKDAVALFHRMEDEGFRPNEVTFLAVFNACSHGGLVAEGISCFRKMVLEYGLTPKIEHYGCLIDILGRAGLLETARELIKGLPIEGDATAWRALLAACRVHASVELGEQVKKELEQRFGKHPADSLLLSSTYAIAGIMPEHRDITEVEERKLEKEVECSLPGKKEAGCSAIELCENGQVFLNQAEVP
- the LOC104098734 gene encoding cullin-3A, yielding MSSNQKKRNFQIEAFKHKVVVDPKYADKTWKILEHAIHEIYNHNASGLSFEELYRNAYNMVLHKFGEKLYSGLVSTITFHLQEISKCIESAQGDLFLEELNRQWADHNKALQMIRDILMYMDRTFVPSTHKIPVHELGLNLWRDNIIHANKIQMRLLSTLLGLILKERDGEVINRGLMRNIIKMLMDLGPSVYQEDFEKPFLEVSADFYRAESQRFIECCDCGDYLKKAEKRLNEEIERVSHYLDPKTEAKLTNVVEKEMIENHMPRLVHMENSGMVNMLLDDKYEDLRRMYNLFRRVPNGLATIRDVMTSHIREIGKQLVTDPEKLKDPVEFVQCLLNEKDKYDNVIILAFNNDKTFQNALNSSFEFFINLNPRSPEFISLFVDEKLRKGLKGVSEEDVEVILDKVMMLFRYLQEKDVFEKYYKQHLAKRLLSGKTVSDDAERSLIVKLKTECGYQFTSKLEGMFTDMKTSQDTMQGFHVAYGAELGDGPSLVVQVLTTGSWPTQPSITCNLPAELSALCEKFRSYYLGTHTGRRLSWQTNMGTADLKATFGKGQKHELNVSTYQMCVLMLFNNADRLMYKEIEQATEIPSSDLKRCLQSLACVKGKNVLRKEPMSKDIGEDDAFLVNDKFTSKFYKVKIGTVVAQKESEPEKQETRQRVEEDRKPQIEAAIVRIMKSRKVLDHNNIITEVTKQLQSRFLANPGEIKKRIESLIERDFLERDNTDRRLYRYLA